From a region of the Actinopolymorpha singaporensis genome:
- a CDS encoding peptidoglycan recognition protein family protein — protein MARYPHADWDPLPEANTQPRIRPWGAVLHTAVSNAKNIKSVWLRSSIESHFYVAEDGNVLQYVDTERVAHCQLDGNYFGGGRGHISIETWDGAGRVWDGKDVRKVPRWNDHQIAAMANLLVWLRDTHGVPLVKLPEIFGRGIGWHAQYTSSKPPRFNQHHACPAPARIAQVGDVISAAVAGGQQPEPPRPPGSAVSLAAVTRAAKLDPKRPQGAVTPGAADDVRLVERALAAEGLLSSQYASDGSFGTRTVAAYARWQRRCGYSGADADGVPGSESLKKLGAKHGFRVVA, from the coding sequence ATGGCCCGTTATCCACACGCCGACTGGGATCCGCTCCCGGAGGCGAACACCCAGCCCCGCATCCGACCATGGGGAGCCGTTCTGCACACGGCAGTCTCCAACGCCAAGAACATCAAGAGTGTCTGGCTACGGTCGTCGATCGAGAGCCACTTCTACGTCGCCGAGGACGGCAACGTCCTGCAGTACGTCGACACCGAACGCGTCGCTCACTGTCAGTTGGACGGTAACTATTTCGGTGGCGGCAGAGGACACATCAGCATCGAGACCTGGGACGGCGCCGGCCGGGTCTGGGACGGCAAGGACGTCCGCAAGGTCCCTCGATGGAACGACCACCAGATCGCCGCGATGGCGAACCTGCTCGTCTGGTTGAGAGACACCCACGGCGTGCCCTTGGTGAAACTGCCTGAGATCTTCGGCCGCGGCATCGGCTGGCACGCGCAGTACACCAGTTCCAAGCCGCCACGGTTCAACCAACACCATGCGTGCCCCGCACCCGCACGGATCGCCCAGGTAGGAGACGTCATCTCCGCCGCCGTCGCCGGGGGACAGCAACCCGAGCCACCGCGCCCGCCGGGGTCGGCGGTGAGCCTCGCCGCCGTGACCAGGGCGGCGAAGCTGGACCCGAAGCGGCCGCAGGGTGCGGTCACGCCCGGAGCGGCGGACGACGTACGGCTCGTGGAGCGTGCGCTCGCCGCCGAGGGTCTGCTGTCGTCGCAGTACGCGAGTGACGGTTCGTTCGGCACCCGCACCGTCGCCGCCTACGCGCGATGGCAGCGGCGCTGCGGCTACTCCGGAGCAGACGCGGACGGAGTTCCCGGATCGGAGAGCCTGAAGAAGCTGGGGGCCAAGCATGGATTTCGCGTCGTTGCCTGA
- a CDS encoding glycoside hydrolase family 43 protein — MRRLRHILVAVALAGATSALLIPAAPAQGQPPSQPQPYLAIDHDFPDPSLLRAGERYYAYSTNADGRNMPVASAEGLYGTWTIAADGLPTLGSWASEGFTWAPDVTVLDDGSYLVYYTARHTASGRQCIGAARSTSPGGPFEPVGDSALICPTEEGGAIDAATFVDADGDRYITYKNDGNAIGQPTYLYLQRVAANGTTLIGEPVRTMQNDPNVEGGLIEAPFLVRHQSRYYMFYSYGQWWNETYTTAYAVASSLAGPWTKATEPLMTTRSLKGSAIGPGGASFLTEGRQGEVVVFHGVRNTPSFHRAMYVARLKWNGATPVVSVTK; from the coding sequence ATGCGGCGTCTCCGCCACATCCTCGTTGCCGTCGCCCTCGCCGGGGCCACCAGCGCCCTGTTGATCCCAGCCGCTCCAGCGCAAGGGCAACCGCCCTCCCAACCCCAGCCGTATCTCGCCATCGACCATGACTTCCCGGACCCCTCGCTGCTTCGAGCCGGGGAGCGCTATTACGCCTACTCCACGAACGCCGATGGCCGGAACATGCCCGTCGCTTCGGCGGAGGGCCTGTACGGGACGTGGACGATCGCGGCGGACGGCCTGCCCACGCTCGGGTCCTGGGCCAGTGAGGGTTTCACCTGGGCGCCAGACGTGACCGTGCTCGACGACGGCAGCTACCTCGTCTACTACACGGCACGGCACACGGCCTCCGGCAGACAGTGCATCGGCGCTGCCCGCTCGACCTCGCCCGGCGGCCCGTTCGAACCAGTCGGCGACAGCGCCCTGATCTGCCCGACCGAGGAGGGCGGGGCCATCGACGCCGCCACCTTCGTCGACGCCGACGGCGACCGCTACATCACCTACAAGAACGACGGCAACGCCATCGGCCAACCCACCTACCTTTACCTGCAACGGGTCGCAGCCAACGGCACCACGCTGATCGGTGAGCCCGTGCGGACCATGCAGAACGATCCCAACGTCGAAGGTGGACTCATCGAGGCACCGTTCCTGGTGCGGCACCAGAGCAGGTACTACATGTTCTACTCCTACGGGCAGTGGTGGAACGAGACCTACACCACGGCTTACGCCGTGGCGAGTTCACTCGCAGGGCCCTGGACGAAGGCAACAGAGCCGCTGATGACTACCCGGAGCCTGAAGGGAAGTGCCATCGGCCCGGGGGGCGCGTCGTTCCTCACCGAGGGGAGGCAGGGCGAGGTTGTGGTGTTCCACGGCGTACGTAACACCCCGTCGTTCCATCGTGCGATGTATGTCGCGCGCCTGAAGTGGAACGGTGCCACTCCCGTGGTCTCGGTCACGAAATAG
- a CDS encoding DUF3892 domain-containing protein, which yields MSGLTFLSWVREGLGASGSGTDPLTGSLPARGTVTVKVRINDRPEVEVPTRLYGPGDVAGIDPRQVLRTDPPAGTDGFEPHLFAQVEFDRPDLPWMFSPAAPTGEQRLRPWLVLVVVEADRATVVPDPKGGLPRLVCAPEDLPDLSESWAWAHAQVVTDGDLNDATVDGLLAEAPERTLSRLVCPKRLDPHVAYVAAVVPAFEAGRLAGIGEPVEGPDATELRPAWPPVSAQADWALPAYHHWTFVTGERGDFESLVGRLVPRALPGKIGVRELDAGSAGSGLPELPAGDPHRVVDFEGPLRSVGTRPRTWDENTRRAFESAYDRLLPTAADRLSPPTYGDQMAGRSGVPGDGQPPRWLRDLNVDPRHRAAAALGAEVVRRHQEDLVSAAWDQAAEIRQANEALRQGQLARELSDSIYRRRLGVTANPADGLDDPHLLQVAAPARHDVEVGDATVGDELTGNREAEAAVSPAFRRLSRPGGPVDRRTPAESGDLGTTALQALASRDVTATPALRTPPGLLGFEDFSDGETFDHLRGERLTPRWWEQDPQLPRDEPGEYSPPLTQVGAPMGGRVFVVTVDGRLMSRVENDVHVGWVDHGRPPDATINSDPVGVRDLHTFVTGGNGALYECGWDGERWHWISHGTPPGTTIGWGFGPATSAWDSRPVSGGLAQTGTFDSVWCVGTNGVLYERKAAGGGWVWVTHGTPPGTLCQSTPSVLSWWRLALRDSEGRLQEYRNSGNGWVWTSHGKPSTYVWVTGRIAEFGAYLAAMATDGKLYLTMRVILMGDMWIAQSPPQTPGVLLGRAPDGSLLVKSTAQTIMAWSPSGGWQTPSGPPPTDPAWGLRAVVAGADVYGVGQSRLVRLLRGGAPTWQDLGQPVFGGRGNPDVSPFSHIRWRPRLGFMSNLVVGHVDNPGGVNAAYVRFGRDVGFDGEVRGGWEMKPTLPHRVGDPTQGFALAVADLDGNSGRPDLLQFWIEEIPGYGNFGKWRIGRNLDAAGNPASWTDERRMPTPMSTFYAPSGALSISYRVENGTATLADLDGDGRQELVVVYVSGAPADRRLYLRIGWRINPDSGAAEGGWSESVEVPWETRTAATAPPVVGMGVSVDDLNGDLRPELTVLLLEQVGGAVRASYRIGWQLNARGKVTGGWSPIKQIPGSFGASVAGAGIAVADVSGSAQPDLVVFHLENPEMENRAYYRIGWDCNAAGDPARWGPATRIQADGWFGWENQGASIAVADLDNALLGQKRQMATRFRSATLANLTAVHRSQEVAAADDEQALALGRIAGDVRQALLPDVTVTARVTSRLTGVDLADAELTDPLGQLLAPPRFGQPMSELLAELGQEHLLPGAGNVPLDTVTLLRANPAFVEAFLVGANHELGRELLWREFPTDRRATAFREFWDSRGADGTTGDTADIPPVAQWPGSAHLGQVATTGAGNGAVLLVRGEVVRRFPSLGLHARRALPPAVPGGSARLGSERQEPAFQGMLEPDILFVGFPFTVEQARGGAGDPGWFFVFEEQPSAPRFGMDVPPDKDPGYGTAPATWRDLSWAAVVDDQQALDHLGHVPVLHAPFGTPERPLASDSEAPPVTWGHNSAHMAHIHLQQPVRVAYHATALLPPGVGDGWRITHVRTRTAGDPQTRIRAVAGRYPDGTWWQASVDEVLAAIARRERFYVEEPTGDPVDVVVSHTHLGRSYLRTRADGDAPNNLLSLPPIPADIS from the coding sequence ATGAGCGGCCTGACATTCCTCTCGTGGGTACGCGAGGGGCTCGGGGCCAGCGGTTCGGGTACCGATCCGCTTACCGGCTCGCTACCGGCGCGGGGAACCGTGACGGTGAAGGTCCGGATCAACGACCGGCCGGAAGTGGAAGTGCCGACCCGGCTCTACGGGCCCGGTGACGTCGCCGGCATAGACCCGCGGCAGGTGCTGCGGACCGACCCACCGGCCGGCACGGACGGGTTCGAGCCGCACCTGTTCGCCCAGGTGGAGTTCGACCGGCCGGACCTGCCGTGGATGTTCAGCCCGGCCGCGCCCACCGGCGAGCAGCGGCTGCGTCCGTGGCTGGTGTTGGTCGTGGTCGAAGCCGACCGCGCCACCGTCGTACCCGACCCGAAGGGCGGACTTCCGCGGCTCGTCTGCGCGCCGGAGGACCTGCCCGACCTGTCGGAGTCGTGGGCCTGGGCGCACGCGCAGGTGGTCACCGACGGGGACCTGAACGACGCGACCGTCGACGGACTGCTCGCCGAAGCACCAGAGCGAACGCTGTCCCGGCTGGTGTGCCCCAAGCGGCTCGACCCCCACGTCGCCTATGTCGCCGCGGTGGTGCCCGCGTTCGAGGCCGGCCGGCTCGCCGGGATCGGCGAACCCGTCGAGGGACCCGACGCGACCGAACTCCGCCCAGCCTGGCCGCCGGTGTCCGCGCAGGCGGACTGGGCGCTCCCGGCGTACCACCATTGGACGTTCGTCACCGGCGAACGCGGTGACTTCGAGTCGCTGGTCGGGCGGCTCGTGCCGCGCGCCCTACCCGGGAAGATCGGTGTGCGGGAACTCGACGCAGGCTCCGCGGGTTCGGGGCTGCCGGAGTTGCCCGCAGGTGATCCCCACCGAGTCGTGGATTTCGAGGGGCCGCTGCGATCCGTGGGCACCCGGCCGCGGACGTGGGACGAGAACACCCGGCGCGCGTTCGAATCGGCGTACGACCGGTTGCTGCCGACCGCGGCTGACCGGCTCTCCCCGCCGACCTACGGGGACCAGATGGCAGGCCGTTCTGGCGTACCCGGCGACGGTCAGCCGCCCCGGTGGCTGCGTGACCTGAACGTCGACCCTCGACACCGTGCTGCCGCCGCACTCGGCGCGGAGGTCGTCCGCCGTCACCAGGAGGACCTCGTCTCCGCCGCCTGGGACCAGGCGGCGGAGATCCGCCAGGCGAACGAGGCCCTGCGCCAGGGACAACTGGCCCGCGAACTCAGCGACAGCATCTACCGCCGTCGCCTGGGCGTCACCGCGAACCCCGCCGACGGGCTGGACGACCCTCACCTGCTCCAGGTCGCCGCGCCCGCACGGCACGACGTCGAGGTCGGCGACGCGACCGTCGGCGACGAGCTGACCGGCAACCGCGAGGCCGAGGCCGCGGTGTCGCCGGCGTTCCGTCGGCTCAGCCGCCCCGGCGGTCCGGTCGACCGGCGTACGCCGGCGGAGTCCGGCGACCTCGGGACCACCGCTCTGCAGGCGCTTGCCAGCCGGGACGTCACCGCGACTCCGGCGCTTCGTACACCACCCGGCCTCCTGGGATTCGAGGACTTCTCCGACGGCGAGACGTTCGACCACCTGCGTGGGGAACGCCTGACGCCGCGGTGGTGGGAGCAGGATCCGCAGCTCCCGCGCGACGAGCCGGGCGAATACTCGCCGCCGCTGACCCAGGTCGGCGCACCCATGGGCGGACGCGTCTTCGTCGTCACCGTGGACGGCCGGCTGATGTCGCGGGTGGAGAACGACGTGCACGTCGGCTGGGTGGACCACGGCCGGCCGCCAGACGCCACCATCAACTCAGACCCTGTGGGCGTCCGCGACCTGCACACGTTCGTGACCGGCGGCAACGGCGCCCTCTACGAGTGCGGCTGGGACGGCGAACGCTGGCACTGGATCTCCCACGGCACACCGCCCGGCACCACGATCGGTTGGGGGTTCGGGCCCGCCACCAGCGCGTGGGACTCCCGGCCCGTCAGCGGCGGGCTGGCGCAGACCGGGACGTTCGACAGCGTGTGGTGCGTCGGCACCAACGGTGTGCTGTACGAGCGCAAGGCCGCCGGTGGCGGCTGGGTCTGGGTGACCCACGGCACGCCGCCGGGCACCCTGTGCCAGAGCACCCCGTCCGTGCTCAGCTGGTGGCGGCTCGCCCTCAGGGACTCCGAGGGCAGGCTGCAGGAGTACCGCAACTCCGGCAACGGCTGGGTGTGGACGAGCCACGGCAAGCCGTCGACGTACGTCTGGGTCACCGGCAGGATCGCCGAGTTCGGCGCCTACCTCGCCGCGATGGCCACCGACGGGAAGCTCTACCTGACGATGCGGGTCATCCTGATGGGTGACATGTGGATCGCGCAGTCGCCGCCGCAGACCCCGGGGGTGTTGCTCGGACGGGCGCCCGACGGTTCGCTCCTGGTCAAGTCCACCGCGCAGACCATCATGGCGTGGTCCCCGAGTGGGGGCTGGCAGACACCGAGCGGGCCGCCGCCGACCGACCCCGCGTGGGGCTTGCGGGCGGTCGTCGCCGGCGCCGACGTGTACGGCGTCGGCCAGTCCAGGCTGGTACGTCTGCTCCGGGGCGGCGCACCCACCTGGCAGGACCTCGGCCAGCCCGTGTTCGGCGGGCGTGGCAACCCCGACGTCAGTCCGTTCTCGCACATCCGGTGGCGGCCGCGGCTCGGCTTCATGTCCAACCTCGTGGTCGGGCACGTCGACAACCCTGGCGGCGTCAACGCGGCGTACGTGCGGTTCGGCCGCGACGTCGGCTTCGACGGCGAGGTACGCGGCGGGTGGGAGATGAAGCCGACGCTGCCCCACCGCGTCGGGGACCCCACGCAGGGCTTCGCGCTCGCGGTCGCCGACCTCGACGGGAACTCCGGGCGTCCGGACCTGCTGCAGTTCTGGATCGAGGAGATCCCGGGTTACGGCAACTTCGGCAAGTGGCGGATCGGCCGCAACCTCGACGCTGCCGGGAATCCCGCCTCCTGGACCGACGAGCGCCGGATGCCGACGCCGATGTCGACGTTCTACGCCCCCAGCGGCGCGCTGAGCATCAGCTACCGCGTGGAGAACGGCACGGCCACCCTTGCCGACCTTGACGGCGACGGACGGCAGGAACTCGTCGTCGTCTACGTCAGCGGCGCGCCGGCCGACCGCCGCCTGTATCTGCGGATCGGCTGGCGCATCAACCCCGACTCCGGTGCCGCCGAGGGCGGATGGTCGGAGTCGGTGGAGGTGCCCTGGGAAACCCGTACCGCCGCGACCGCGCCGCCGGTCGTCGGCATGGGGGTGTCCGTCGACGATCTCAACGGCGACCTTCGCCCAGAACTCACGGTGCTGCTGCTGGAACAGGTCGGCGGGGCGGTGCGTGCGTCGTACCGGATCGGCTGGCAGCTGAACGCCCGCGGCAAGGTGACCGGCGGCTGGAGCCCGATCAAACAGATCCCCGGCAGCTTCGGCGCGAGTGTCGCGGGGGCGGGCATCGCGGTCGCCGACGTGAGCGGCTCCGCCCAGCCGGACCTCGTGGTCTTCCACCTGGAGAACCCGGAAATGGAGAACCGCGCCTACTACCGGATCGGCTGGGACTGCAACGCGGCCGGCGACCCGGCACGGTGGGGCCCGGCCACCCGGATCCAGGCCGACGGCTGGTTCGGCTGGGAGAACCAGGGGGCGAGCATCGCCGTCGCCGACCTGGACAACGCCCTGCTCGGACAGAAGCGGCAGATGGCGACCCGGTTCCGCAGCGCCACCCTCGCGAACCTCACCGCGGTGCATCGGTCGCAGGAGGTCGCCGCCGCCGACGACGAGCAGGCGCTGGCGCTCGGCCGGATCGCCGGTGACGTGCGGCAGGCGCTCCTTCCCGATGTCACGGTGACCGCCCGGGTCACCTCCCGGCTCACGGGCGTCGACCTCGCGGACGCGGAGCTGACCGACCCGCTCGGCCAGCTGCTGGCGCCACCGCGGTTCGGCCAACCGATGTCGGAGCTGCTCGCCGAGTTGGGGCAGGAGCACCTGCTGCCCGGGGCCGGGAACGTACCGCTGGACACGGTCACGTTGCTGCGAGCCAACCCGGCGTTCGTGGAGGCGTTCCTCGTGGGCGCCAACCACGAGCTCGGCCGTGAACTGCTGTGGAGGGAGTTCCCGACCGACCGGAGGGCGACTGCGTTCCGGGAGTTCTGGGACTCCCGCGGCGCGGACGGGACCACGGGGGACACGGCGGACATCCCGCCGGTCGCGCAGTGGCCGGGGTCCGCGCACCTCGGTCAGGTGGCGACGACCGGCGCCGGCAACGGTGCCGTCCTGCTCGTCCGTGGTGAGGTCGTACGCCGGTTCCCTTCGCTCGGCCTGCACGCTCGTCGAGCGCTGCCGCCGGCGGTGCCCGGCGGCAGCGCCCGCCTCGGCAGTGAACGCCAGGAGCCGGCCTTCCAGGGAATGCTGGAACCCGACATCCTCTTCGTCGGCTTTCCCTTCACCGTCGAGCAGGCGCGTGGCGGCGCGGGCGACCCGGGCTGGTTCTTCGTCTTCGAGGAACAACCCAGTGCTCCGAGGTTCGGCATGGACGTACCTCCGGACAAGGACCCCGGCTACGGCACCGCGCCGGCCACCTGGCGCGACCTCAGCTGGGCCGCGGTCGTAGACGACCAGCAGGCACTCGACCACCTCGGACACGTGCCGGTGCTGCACGCGCCGTTCGGCACGCCCGAACGCCCGCTGGCGTCCGACTCCGAGGCGCCGCCGGTGACGTGGGGCCACAACTCGGCCCACATGGCGCACATCCACCTGCAGCAGCCGGTGCGGGTGGCCTACCACGCGACCGCGCTGCTGCCGCCCGGCGTGGGCGACGGGTGGCGGATCACGCACGTGCGTACGCGCACCGCCGGCGACCCACAGACACGGATACGCGCGGTCGCGGGTCGCTACCCCGACGGCACGTGGTGGCAGGCGAGCGTGGACGAGGTGTTGGCCGCGATCGCTCGCCGTGAACGGTTCTACGTCGAGGAACCCACCGGAGATCCGGTCGACGTGGTGGTTTCGCACACCCACCTCGGCCGCTCCTACCTGCGGACCCGCGCCGACGGCGACGCACCCAACAACCTCCTTTCCCTCCCACCGATCCCGGCGGACATCTCATGA
- a CDS encoding DUF6603 domain-containing protein — protein sequence MTGNWAPLLRELRLFVSPIADATDVTGLAVRLGWNLDAATGLPITRIEAMLAAGADAAEELLALLTAPEFELADVASALPVVGRTVEAVRAVAADWHPPANLPLDLMEKFADDLLNHLVSTWLDQHHPRVADLLAVAGLYVPARLAAAEAPITTSGGTVIRGPGPRGHLDTALLEAFLRNPVRALRDRYDTASADLTARLDSLARLLLPMLADWLCGLGLDAANDLAGELAAALPADQRALTHRMLRVGVPVSPYHQGEILPVADSYTGGDLGAGAVFVLTGEDLGRLALAVEAFGTWSGSWQVGAWELVAEVGALAPGLVVSADGAHLADGSGRPEVLVRFGLTRVGAANTDGQVGGGEVGVSAALALPAEKGTRVEIGGAGLSVSLVAGPTSTVLDVALSSGPSALVVEPGDGDSFLAKVLPDKGMRVPFDVTVGWNSGKGLRVTGSAGSGGHGGGLAVSLPVHLTLGPLQVDVLDLALPTSADGLAVSGAGTFRVQLGPVTAAVQRTGVEASLRFPEGGGNLGPAELELAFKPPAGIALAIQAGPVVGGGYLFFDPAKEEYAGALQLELEGIGLKAVGLLTTRMPDGSEGFSLLVIVAAEFTPIQLGFGFTLNGVGGLLGINRSVAVEALRAGIRTGALDSVLFPADPVARATEIVATLGTVFPPTPNRHVVGPMARIGWGTPTLLTLDIGLLLELPTPVRLALLGRLRMALPTEEAAVVVVNMDVLGLIDFDRGEASVDATLYDSRIAAFALSGDMAMRARWLDRPTFALSAGGFNPRFQPPPGFPALRRLTLSLMTGDNPRIRLESYLALTSNTVQFGARLELYAAALGFSVEGMLYFDALVQLDPFGFVADMGGALALKRGDTTLMAVRVDVTLSGPAPWHARGRATFEILFFSGEISFDQRFGQPAPAVAPAPVDVAGRVEAALADSRNWTAQLPGAGRSVVSLRQVAAPDGTLLAHPLGGLSVTQRVAPLGLALERFGAAPVTGHRPLRIESVRIDDGDPLDAVGTSEHFAVAQFLDLSDDEKLSRPSFQLFDAGRAVTADLTDRDHGCLIEAPPEYEEKVVVGAPGQAVASANDRDGLRAAPAEMAAEMAPADLAAPDRSAAVAARRERTALLARVGVGPAARAGTRTTGRTRFAEPKRRLVVRDTGASNTTTDGTGAEGARTSGRRRPRGAVQQERMTGAKA from the coding sequence ATGACGGGGAACTGGGCGCCACTCCTGCGGGAGCTGCGGCTGTTCGTGTCACCGATCGCCGACGCGACCGACGTCACCGGCCTCGCGGTGCGGCTCGGTTGGAACCTCGACGCGGCGACCGGGCTTCCGATCACTCGGATCGAAGCGATGCTCGCGGCCGGGGCGGACGCCGCGGAAGAGCTGCTCGCGCTGCTGACCGCGCCGGAGTTCGAACTCGCCGACGTCGCTTCGGCGCTTCCGGTGGTGGGCCGAACCGTCGAGGCGGTCCGCGCGGTGGCCGCGGACTGGCATCCCCCGGCGAACCTGCCCCTCGACCTGATGGAGAAGTTCGCCGACGACCTGCTCAACCATCTCGTCTCGACCTGGCTGGACCAGCATCACCCGCGTGTCGCGGACTTGCTGGCGGTGGCGGGACTCTACGTTCCCGCGCGGCTGGCGGCCGCGGAGGCGCCGATCACCACTTCCGGTGGCACGGTGATCCGGGGCCCCGGTCCACGCGGCCATCTGGACACCGCACTGCTCGAGGCGTTCCTCCGCAATCCGGTGCGCGCACTGCGCGATCGCTACGACACGGCGTCGGCCGACCTCACCGCCCGGCTGGACAGCCTGGCGCGGTTGTTGCTGCCGATGCTGGCCGACTGGCTGTGCGGACTGGGGCTGGACGCGGCGAACGACCTGGCCGGCGAACTCGCCGCAGCTCTACCGGCCGACCAGCGTGCGCTGACCCACCGGATGCTCCGGGTGGGGGTGCCGGTGAGCCCCTACCATCAAGGGGAGATCCTGCCCGTTGCCGACTCCTACACTGGCGGGGATCTGGGCGCCGGGGCCGTCTTCGTGCTGACGGGCGAGGACCTCGGCCGGCTGGCTCTCGCGGTGGAGGCCTTCGGCACCTGGTCGGGTAGTTGGCAGGTCGGCGCCTGGGAGCTCGTCGCGGAGGTGGGAGCGCTCGCGCCGGGCCTGGTCGTTTCCGCCGACGGTGCCCACCTCGCCGACGGGTCCGGTCGACCGGAGGTCCTCGTCCGGTTCGGCCTCACCAGGGTGGGAGCGGCGAACACCGACGGCCAGGTCGGTGGTGGCGAGGTCGGCGTCTCGGCAGCCCTCGCGCTGCCCGCGGAGAAGGGGACTCGGGTCGAGATCGGCGGTGCCGGACTGTCCGTCTCCCTCGTAGCCGGCCCGACCTCGACCGTTCTCGACGTCGCGCTGTCCTCCGGGCCCTCTGCGCTCGTGGTCGAGCCCGGGGACGGCGACTCCTTCCTCGCGAAAGTACTTCCTGACAAGGGGATGCGGGTTCCCTTCGACGTCACCGTGGGATGGAACTCCGGCAAGGGCCTACGGGTCACCGGCAGCGCCGGGAGCGGTGGACACGGCGGTGGCCTGGCCGTGTCCCTCCCGGTGCACCTGACGCTCGGACCGCTGCAGGTCGACGTACTCGACCTGGCGCTGCCGACGTCGGCGGACGGGCTCGCGGTGAGCGGTGCCGGTACGTTCCGCGTGCAGCTGGGACCGGTCACCGCTGCCGTGCAGCGCACGGGCGTGGAGGCGTCCCTGCGTTTTCCCGAAGGGGGCGGCAACCTCGGGCCGGCCGAACTCGAACTGGCGTTCAAGCCACCGGCCGGCATCGCGCTGGCGATCCAGGCGGGTCCGGTCGTCGGCGGCGGCTACCTGTTCTTCGACCCGGCGAAGGAGGAGTACGCCGGCGCGCTCCAGCTGGAGCTGGAGGGCATCGGCCTGAAGGCCGTCGGACTGCTCACCACCCGGATGCCCGACGGGTCGGAGGGCTTCTCGCTGCTCGTCATCGTCGCCGCGGAGTTCACGCCGATCCAGCTCGGTTTCGGCTTCACCCTCAACGGTGTCGGCGGCCTGCTCGGCATCAACAGGTCGGTCGCCGTGGAAGCCCTGCGGGCGGGCATCCGCACCGGTGCGCTGGACTCGGTCCTGTTTCCTGCGGACCCGGTGGCCCGCGCCACCGAGATCGTCGCCACTCTCGGCACGGTGTTCCCGCCGACGCCGAACCGGCACGTGGTCGGGCCGATGGCACGGATCGGGTGGGGTACGCCGACCCTGCTCACGCTCGACATCGGGCTCCTGCTGGAGCTTCCCACCCCCGTCCGGCTCGCGCTCCTGGGGCGGCTGCGGATGGCGCTGCCCACCGAAGAGGCCGCGGTGGTCGTCGTCAACATGGACGTCCTCGGGCTGATCGACTTCGACCGTGGCGAGGCGTCGGTGGACGCCACGTTGTACGACTCGCGGATCGCGGCGTTCGCGTTGAGCGGCGACATGGCGATGCGGGCCCGGTGGCTCGACCGGCCGACGTTCGCGCTGTCGGCGGGCGGGTTCAACCCGCGCTTCCAGCCACCGCCCGGCTTCCCTGCCCTGCGTCGGCTCACGCTGTCGCTGATGACCGGCGACAACCCGCGAATCCGGTTGGAGTCGTACCTCGCGCTCACCTCGAACACGGTGCAGTTCGGCGCCCGGCTGGAGCTTTACGCGGCGGCGCTCGGCTTCAGCGTGGAGGGGATGCTGTACTTCGACGCCCTGGTGCAACTGGACCCGTTCGGCTTCGTCGCCGACATGGGGGGTGCGCTCGCCCTCAAACGGGGCGACACGACCCTGATGGCGGTCCGAGTCGACGTCACCCTCTCCGGGCCGGCCCCGTGGCACGCGCGTGGCCGGGCCACGTTCGAGATCCTCTTCTTCAGCGGGGAGATCTCCTTCGACCAGCGGTTCGGGCAGCCCGCACCGGCGGTCGCACCGGCCCCCGTCGACGTCGCCGGGCGAGTGGAGGCGGCGCTGGCGGACAGCCGGAACTGGACGGCGCAGCTGCCTGGCGCGGGTCGTTCGGTCGTGTCCCTGCGGCAGGTGGCCGCCCCGGACGGGACGCTGCTGGCGCACCCGCTCGGCGGTCTCTCGGTCACCCAGCGCGTCGCACCGCTCGGGCTCGCCCTGGAGCGGTTCGGCGCAGCGCCGGTGACCGGCCACCGGCCTCTGCGGATCGAGAGCGTCCGTATCGACGACGGCGATCCGCTGGATGCCGTGGGCACGTCCGAGCACTTCGCGGTGGCGCAGTTCCTCGACCTGAGCGACGACGAGAAGCTCTCGCGACCGTCCTTCCAGCTCTTCGACGCCGGGCGGGCGGTGACCGCGGACCTGACCGACCGCGACCACGGCTGCCTGATCGAGGCGCCGCCCGAGTACGAGGAGAAGGTCGTGGTCGGTGCGCCGGGCCAGGCTGTCGCGTCGGCGAACGACCGGGACGGACTGCGCGCGGCACCGGCGGAGATGGCGGCGGAGATGGCACCGGCGGATCTGGCAGCGCCAGACCGCTCGGCAGCGGTCGCCGCACGTCGGGAGCGAACAGCCCTGCTGGCCCGCGTCGGTGTGGGCCCGGCTGCCCGGGCCGGCACCCGTACGACCGGGCGCACCCGCTTCGCGGAACCGAAGCGCCGGCTGGTCGTCCGCGACACGGGTGCGAGCAACACCACGACGGACGGCACCGGGGCGGAAGGCGCGCGGACGTCCGGCCGCCGCCGGCCCCGCGGGGCAGTCCAGCAGGAACGGATGACGGGGGCGAAAGCATGA